A window of the Gossypium hirsutum isolate 1008001.06 chromosome A05, Gossypium_hirsutum_v2.1, whole genome shotgun sequence genome harbors these coding sequences:
- the LOC107959139 gene encoding transcription initiation factor IIA large subunit produces MTSSTTSAVYIHVIEDVINKVRDEFINNGGPGEAVLNELQGLWETKMMQAGAICGPIERSTGQKQPTAGGPITPVHDLNVPYEGTEEYETPTADMLFPPTPLQTPAPTPLPGSADGSMYNIPTGSSDYPTPVNDGASNADVKGGRPSPYMQSPSPWSNQRTPLSVDVNVAYVEGRDEVDRGTSNQPLTQDFFMMPPGKRKREDFATQYNNGGYIPQQDGAGDSTSEVAKTEGSKGCNFLGRHDSATTGKTNILAHFVTSSPKISQLDGPIPDPFEDMLSTPNIYNYQGVVGEDYNVANTPAPNDLQAATPAPVAQNDTGDNDDDEPLNEDDDDDDLDDVDQEELNTQHLVLAQFDKVTRTKSRWKCTLKDGIMHINNKDILFNKATGEFDF; encoded by the exons ATGACGTCGTCAACAACGAGCGCGGTTTACATCCACGTCATCGAAGACGTCATTAACAAGGTTCGCGACGAGTTCATCAACAACGGTGGACCAGGCGAAGCTGTCCTCAATGAACTCCAAGGA CTTTGGGAGACGAAGATGATGCAAGCGGGGGCAATATGTGGTCCTATAGAGAGGTCTACGGGTCAGAAGCAACCCACTGCTGGTGGCCCAATTACGCCAGTGCACGATCTCAATGTCCCTTACGAGGGGACTGAGGAGTACGAAACTCCTACGGCTGATATGCTTTTCCCTCCG ACTCCGTTGCAAACACCTGCTCCTACACCGTTGCCAGGAAGTGCAGATGGCTCTATGTATAACATCCCTACTGGAAGTAGTGATTATCCTACACCTGTGAATGATGGTGCTAGTAATGCTGATGTGAAAGGTGGAAGGCCAAGCCCTTACATG CAATCTCCTTCTCCTTGGTCAAATCAAAGGACCCCACTAAGCGTAGATGTTAATGTTG CTTATGTGGAAGGGCGGGATGAGGTGGACAGAGGAACCTCAAATCAACCCCTGACACAG GACTTCTTTATGATGCCTCCTGGAAAGAGAAAACGTGAGGATTTTGCTACACAATATAACAACGGTGGATATATACCCCAACAAGATGGAGCTGGGGATTCTACATCTGAAGTTGCAAAGACAGAG GGAAGTAAGGGTTGTAATTTCCTGGGTAGACATGACTCAGCAACCACTGGCAAAACCAATATATTAGCTCACTTTGTTACATCATCACCAAAGATTTCTCAACTGGATGGACCAATTCCTGATCCATTTGAAGATATGCTTTCCACTCCCAAT ATATACAATTATCAAGGAGTTGTTGGTGAAGACTATAATGTAGCGAACACGCCGGCTCCCAATG ACCTTCAGGCTGCTACTCCTGCCCCTGTTGCCCAAAATGATACAGGAGACAACGACGATGATGAACCATTGAATGAagatgacgatgatgatgatttgGATGATGTGGACCAGGAGGAGCTGAACACGCAGCATCTGGTTTTGGCTCAATTTGATAAG GTAACACGTACAAAGAGCCGATGGAAATGCACCCTGAAGGATGGCATCATGCATATAAACAATAAGGACATTCTCTTTAATAAG GCAACAGGCGAATTTGACTTCTGA
- the LOC107959141 gene encoding tropinone reductase homolog At5g06060 yields the protein MAKDSTSSRGRWSLKGTTALVTGGTKGIGLAVVEELAALGATVYTCSRNQDQLNECLKEWKMKGFQVFGSVCDATSPAQREALINNVSSMFNAQLNILINNVGTNDWKPTAEYTNTELSTLLSTNFESAYHFSQLAYPLLKASGRGSIVFVSSVAGVFSINVGSIYGSTKGAMNQLTKELACEWAKDNIRTNCVAPWFIRTPLTEQVLSSSKFMEAVVSRTPLGRVGEPEEVAHLVAFLCLPASSFITGQIICVDGGLTANGFFFHRSNL from the exons ATGGCAAAGGATTCAACTTCAAGTAGAGGGCGATGGTCTCTCAAAGGAACAACTGCTCTTGTGACGGGTGGAACTAAAGGAATTGG GTTGGCTGTTGTAGAGGAGCTGGCAGCACTGGGGGCAACAGTTTACACATGCAGCCGCAACCAAGATCAGCTGAATGAATGCTTGAAAGAATGGAAGATGAAGGGTTTTCAAGTTTTCGGTTCCGTATGTGATGCAACGTCTCCGGCTCAAAGGGAAGccctcatcaataatgtttcctCCATGTTTAATGCCCAACTTAACATCCTC ATAAACAATGTGGGGACAAACGATTGGAAACCAACTGCGGAATATACAAATACAGAACTTTCGACTTTGTTGAGTACCAATTTCGAATCGGCTTACCACTTCTCCCAACTTGCTTATCCCCTTCTCAAAGCATCGGGACGTGGAAgcattgtttttgtttcttctgtTGCCGGTGTATTCTCAATCAATGTTGGATCTATCTATGGATCAACTAAAG GAGCGATGAACCAATTAACAAAGGAACTGGCATGTGAGTGGGCAAAAGACAACATCAGGACCAACTGTGTCGCCCCATGGTTCATCAGAACCCCGCTTACTGAACAA GTTCTGAGTAGCAGTAAGTTCATGGAAGCTGTGGTCTCTCGAACACCACTGGGTCGAGTTGGAGAGCCGGAAGAGGTTGCCCATTTGGTAGCATTTCTTTGCCTTCCAGCATCTTCATTCATAACGGGCCAAATTATTTGTGTTGATGGTGGGCTCACAGCAAATGGGTTTTTCTTTCATAGATCAAACCTTTGA
- the LOC107959140 gene encoding tropinone reductase homolog At2g29260, chloroplastic translates to MALSNIKSNRWSLQGMTALVTGGTRGIGRAIVEELGGLGARVHTCSRNENELDKALVDWKSLGFEVSGSICDVSIAAQRQSLMETVSSLFDCKLNILINNVGTNIRKPMVDFTVEEVSTLLATNFESVFNLCQLAYPLLKTSGSGSVVFTSSVSGFVSLKSMSLQGATKGAINQLTRNLACEWAKDNIRSNAVAPWYIRTSMVEQVLSNKEYLEEVYSRTPLGRLGDPTEVSSLVAFLCLPASSYITGQIICVDGGMSVNGFYPTNY, encoded by the exons ATGGCGCTGAGTAACATAAAATCTAACAGATGGTCACTCCAAGGCATGACAGCCCTGGTAACTGGCGGCACACGTGGAATCGG ACGTGCCATAGTTGAGGAATTGGGGGGACTTGGAGCAAGAGTGCACACTTGTTCACGTAATGAAAATGAGCTTGACAAGGCTTTGGTAGACTGGAAAAGTTTGGGCTTTGAAGTTTCTGGTTCTATTTGCGATGTGTCCATTGCAGCACAAAGACAGAGCTTAATGGAAACGGTTTCATCATTGTTTGATTGCAAGCTCAACATCCTC ATTAATAATGTTGGGACAAATATAAGGAAACCAATGGTAGATTTCACAGTTGAAGAAGTTTCAACTCTTTTGGCAACCAATTTTGAATCTGTTTTCAATTTATGCCAACTTGCTTATCCACTTCTCAAAACATCAGGATCAGGAAGTGTTGTATTCACCTCCTCAGTGTCTGGATTTGTTTCACTCAAGTCCATGTCACTTCAAGGAGCAACTAAAG GAGCTATCAATCAACTCACAAGAAACTTGGCTTGTGAGTGGGCAAAAGATAACATAAGGAGTAATGCTGTTGCACCTTGGTACATCAGAACTTCCATGGTGGAACAA GTACTCAGCAACAAAGAATATTTAGAAGAGGTGTACTCTCGAACTCCTCTTGGACGACTCGGTGATCCAACAGAGGTTTCATCCTTGGTAGCATTCCTTTGCCTGCCTGCATCATCTTACATAACCGGTCAGATTATTTGTGTTGACGGTGGCATGTCTGTAAATGGTTTTTACCCAACAAATTACTAG